The Gemella haemolysans genome includes a region encoding these proteins:
- a CDS encoding Rib/alpha-like domain-containing protein, with protein MFKNNIDKKIVKYGIKKLSFGIASVAIGTLVFLGGTASAHEESSVNNNNNNNSIVQETPKNVESTSTADNIENKSAKEIKNISNDSTTTLVSEKNTEDKNIATDSTLTTEFIGKTDKKKVEISSDSQNSNLNVIDKRVDDSSNIADLLTKIINKNVEENKVTTEEVENTVEPVEKGTKIISRLTSKYAEDIAKGYIGLEGGKYDSLIYKKAILDPDGDDDGDGIANKDELYIYKKDGRTYLGYDIHPRLADTDGDGLNDKVDKDKLVWNVSARDMAMFINLVYENDKKIDDILNKQAPIEKLSNNIQKMTFNELGPYWKVKETYHQDNGLDAVLFETTNNFPFLKGDKIQVLAFAGTNVKQAGDLKADLALFFGNESNQSEAAIQLMKKIKNDSTITNLYITGHSLGGYLSLRATATAEKEKFGKYKQTYTFNAPKVKSGWLWGVSKDDVKITESLAKSGKIKNYYTDNDNIIPGNLQPDSKISIGKSAGAHSSTSYFENRVNTNPDFNFGKRQGMDGVGYRDENINKLSVIDPEKGTLSKTFLPTLVDDRPVSIMIGDRLKDKDIINKVNRNLLPVNTKLSLVYKDELTSLGMKRATVRIEYLDDNSSNDINVPISVNEADKKELISVVNAAQKLVETVVDLSDKTKITAEKYNLAKLSLTEKLKEAEATISNVLSPQLTINNITKELAGLGMSVINSRTALELTEAGKYEPKLLNDEKLLLHQGSSLNTNDVFNKIVKENLPQNINYEILNSTDFGELGDVNARVRVTYSDGSNDIVNVPIRVYTDSKGEPLVQEESPELVISEKGEPLVQEENPELVISEKGEPLVQEENPELVISEKGESLVQPELPEFHAEKGEPLVQEENPELVISEKGEPLVQEENPELVISEKGEPLVQEENPELVISEKGESLVQPELPEYHEEKGEPLVREENPKATLELLKSSKLGVEVELLSNINNISLNVKKIENSSQIERISKELSVEKDKIRVLDLKLSKDNNEVKLKNDRIVRIALLENESSEIKIYHVEKNGSLTLIPSEVKNGIVQFNINHFSLFAIVDFSKTAPSDEKDKSKEISLDVKKETSATNKINKQENTTINSKDLNSKPKEISLDAKKEMSTTNKINEQENITTFSKYLNSKPKEVTQVVEEKYIVRNNRENSRSNFKVYKLESSNNNFKQSSILPKTGENSSNTIPIATGLGLIIGVLGIRKYNR; from the coding sequence ATGTTTAAAAATAATATTGATAAAAAAATAGTAAAATATGGAATAAAGAAACTTAGTTTTGGTATAGCATCAGTAGCTATTGGTACATTAGTATTTTTAGGTGGAACAGCAAGTGCACATGAGGAAAGTAGTGTAAATAATAATAATAATAATAATTCAATAGTGCAGGAAACTCCTAAAAATGTAGAGTCAACTTCTACAGCTGATAATATTGAAAATAAAAGTGCTAAAGAGATTAAAAATATTTCTAATGATAGTACGACAACTTTAGTAAGTGAAAAAAATACAGAAGATAAAAATATAGCTACGGATTCAACTTTAACTACTGAATTTATAGGGAAAACAGATAAAAAAAAGGTTGAAATAAGCTCAGATTCTCAAAATAGTAATTTAAATGTTATTGACAAACGAGTAGATGATAGTAGTAATATTGCTGACTTATTAACTAAGATAATTAATAAAAATGTAGAAGAAAATAAAGTTACAACTGAAGAAGTAGAAAATACTGTAGAACCTGTAGAAAAAGGAACAAAAATAATTTCTAGACTGACTAGCAAATATGCTGAAGACATAGCAAAAGGTTATATTGGGTTAGAAGGTGGTAAATATGATAGTTTGATCTATAAAAAGGCAATACTAGATCCAGATGGTGATGATGATGGGGATGGTATAGCAAATAAGGATGAATTATATATTTATAAAAAAGATGGTCGTACATATCTTGGATATGATATTCATCCAAGACTTGCTGATACTGATGGAGATGGATTAAACGATAAAGTAGATAAAGATAAACTAGTATGGAATGTATCTGCTAGGGATATGGCTATGTTTATCAATTTAGTTTACGAAAATGATAAAAAAATAGACGATATACTTAATAAACAAGCTCCAATAGAAAAACTTTCAAATAATATCCAAAAGATGACTTTTAATGAACTTGGACCATATTGGAAAGTAAAAGAGACATATCATCAAGATAATGGTCTTGACGCAGTACTTTTCGAAACAACTAATAACTTTCCATTTTTAAAAGGAGATAAGATCCAAGTTCTTGCTTTTGCAGGGACAAACGTTAAACAAGCAGGGGATTTGAAAGCAGATTTAGCATTATTCTTTGGAAATGAGTCAAACCAAAGTGAAGCTGCTATTCAATTAATGAAAAAAATAAAAAATGATAGTACAATTACTAATTTATATATCACTGGACATTCACTAGGTGGATATTTATCATTAAGAGCTACAGCAACGGCTGAAAAGGAAAAATTTGGTAAGTATAAACAAACTTATACGTTTAACGCTCCAAAAGTTAAGAGTGGTTGGTTATGGGGAGTTTCTAAGGATGATGTAAAGATTACTGAGTCACTTGCAAAGAGTGGGAAGATAAAAAATTATTATACTGATAATGATAATATAATCCCTGGGAATCTTCAGCCTGATAGTAAAATTAGTATAGGTAAAAGTGCAGGAGCTCATTCATCAACATCATATTTTGAAAACAGAGTTAATACAAATCCTGATTTTAATTTTGGAAAACGTCAAGGAATGGATGGTGTAGGGTATAGAGATGAAAATATTAACAAGCTAAGCGTAATTGATCCAGAAAAGGGAACATTGAGTAAGACATTTTTACCAACTTTAGTTGATGATAGACCTGTATCTATTATGATAGGAGATAGACTTAAAGATAAGGACATAATTAATAAAGTTAATAGAAATTTATTACCAGTTAATACTAAGTTATCATTAGTCTATAAAGATGAATTGACATCTTTGGGTATGAAGCGTGCTACAGTAAGAATTGAGTATTTAGACGATAATAGTAGTAATGATATTAATGTTCCTATATCAGTAAACGAGGCGGATAAGAAAGAATTGATATCTGTAGTTAATGCTGCTCAAAAATTAGTTGAAACAGTTGTAGATTTATCTGATAAGACTAAAATAACAGCTGAAAAGTATAATTTAGCAAAATTAAGTTTAACAGAAAAATTAAAAGAAGCGGAAGCTACTATTTCGAATGTACTTTCCCCACAGCTAACTATTAATAATATTACTAAAGAACTAGCAGGACTGGGAATGAGTGTTATAAATTCACGTACTGCCTTAGAATTAACAGAAGCAGGAAAATATGAACCTAAGCTTTTAAATGATGAAAAATTATTATTACATCAAGGAAGTAGTTTGAATACAAATGATGTATTTAATAAAATTGTTAAAGAAAATCTTCCACAAAATATAAATTATGAAATACTAAATTCTACAGATTTTGGAGAATTGGGAGATGTCAATGCAAGGGTAAGAGTAACATATTCTGATGGTTCAAATGATATAGTTAATGTACCTATTAGAGTTTATACAGATTCTAAAGGCGAGCCACTAGTACAAGAAGAGAGTCCAGAGCTAGTAATAAGCGAAAAAGGCGAGCCACTAGTACAAGAGGAGAATCCAGAGCTAGTAATAAGCGAGAAGGGCGAACCATTAGTACAAGAGGAGAACCCAGAGCTAGTAATAAGTGAAAAAGGTGAATCGTTAGTTCAACCTGAGTTACCTGAATTTCATGCAGAAAAAGGCGAACCACTAGTGCAAGAAGAGAATCCAGAGCTAGTAATAAGTGAAAAAGGTGAACCACTGGTACAAGAAGAGAATCCAGAATTAGTGATAAGTGAGAAAGGTGAGCCATTAGTGCAAGAGGAGAACCCAGAACTAGTGATAAGTGAAAAAGGTGAATCGTTAGTTCAACCTGAGTTACCTGAATATCATGAAGAAAAAGGCGAGCCTCTAGTACGAGAGGAGAATCCTAAAGCCACTCTTGAATTACTAAAAAGTTCAAAACTTGGTGTGGAAGTCGAGTTGTTATCTAATATCAATAATATTTCATTGAATGTTAAAAAAATTGAAAATAGCAGTCAAATAGAAAGGATTAGTAAAGAATTATCTGTAGAAAAAGATAAAATTAGGGTATTAGACTTAAAATTATCTAAAGATAATAACGAAGTCAAACTTAAGAATGATAGAATAGTTCGCATAGCTTTATTAGAAAATGAAAGTAGTGAGATAAAGATTTATCATGTTGAAAAAAATGGAAGTTTAACATTAATTCCATCAGAAGTTAAAAATGGAATAGTCCAGTTTAATATAAACCATTTTAGTTTATTCGCAATTGTTGATTTTAGTAAAACTGCACCAAGTGATGAAAAGGATAAATCAAAAGAAATTTCATTAGATGTTAAGAAAGAGACAAGCGCTACGAATAAAATAAATAAGCAAGAAAATACAACTATAAATAGTAAAGACTTAAATTCCAAACCAAAAGAAATTTCATTAGATGCTAAGAAAGAGATGAGCACTACAAATAAAATAAATGAACAAGAAAATATAACTACATTTAGTAAATACTTAAATTCTAAACCAAAAGAAGTAACACAGGTTGTTGAGGAAAAATATATTGTAAGAAATAACCGAGAAAACTCTAGAAGTAATTTTAAAGTTTATAAACTTGAATCTTCGAATAATAATTTCAAACAAAGTTCTATACTTCCAAAAACTGGTGAAAATTCTTCAAACACAATT
- the yajC gene encoding preprotein translocase subunit YajC has protein sequence MQGSYINIIMIVFLFGFMYFMIIRPQSKRNKELKLLQDSLKEGDRIVTFAGIYGDIVEVGTVTVKVRIAPKVEIEIDRNAIRSLVAK, from the coding sequence ATGCAAGGTTCATATATTAATATTATTATGATAGTATTTCTTTTTGGATTCATGTACTTCATGATTATTAGACCACAATCTAAAAGAAATAAAGAATTGAAACTTCTACAAGATTCATTAAAAGAAGGAGATAGAATCGTAACTTTCGCTGGAATTTACGGGGATATCGTTGAAGTAGGGACAGTAACAGTAAAAGTAAGAATTGCACCAAAAGTAGAAATCGAAATAGATCGTAATGCTATTCGTAGCTTGGTTGCAAAATAA
- the tgt gene encoding tRNA guanosine(34) transglycosylase Tgt has translation MRDVKENAVWYEHIKTCKQSGARLGIVHTPHGSFETPVFMPVGTQATVKAMSPEEVKGMGADIILSNTYHLWLRPGEEIVEKAGGLHKFMNWDGSILTDSGGFQVFSLSEMRKIEEEGVHFKNHLSGEKLFLSPEKAMHIQNALGSDIMMAFDECPDYNHDYKYIRQSVERTSRWAERCLAAHKNPKTQSIFGIVQGAGFNDLREQSAKDLVSMDFPGYAIGGLSVGEPKHEMYRVLEHVTPLLPANKARYLMGVGSPDALFEGVLRGVDMFDCVLPTRIARNGTCMTSAGRVVVKNAKYAEDFTPLDPECSCYCCKNYTKAYLRHLFKADEIFGARLATTHNIHFLINMMKDIRQAIREDRLLDFKEEFFEKYGLNQENPKNF, from the coding sequence ATGAGAGATGTAAAAGAAAATGCAGTTTGGTATGAACATATAAAAACATGTAAACAGTCTGGGGCAAGATTAGGTATTGTTCATACACCACACGGTAGCTTCGAAACACCAGTATTTATGCCGGTTGGGACACAAGCTACAGTAAAAGCAATGTCACCAGAAGAAGTAAAAGGTATGGGGGCTGATATTATTTTATCAAATACATATCACCTTTGGTTACGTCCTGGTGAAGAAATTGTTGAAAAAGCAGGTGGACTTCACAAATTTATGAATTGGGATGGAAGTATCCTAACAGATTCAGGAGGATTCCAAGTATTTTCTCTTAGTGAAATGAGAAAAATCGAGGAAGAAGGAGTTCATTTTAAAAACCACCTGTCAGGAGAAAAATTATTCTTATCACCTGAAAAAGCAATGCATATTCAAAATGCTTTAGGTTCAGACATAATGATGGCTTTCGATGAATGTCCTGATTATAATCACGACTATAAATATATCCGTCAATCAGTGGAAAGAACTAGTCGTTGGGCAGAAAGATGTTTAGCAGCACATAAAAATCCAAAAACTCAAAGTATTTTTGGTATAGTTCAAGGTGCAGGGTTCAATGATCTTCGTGAACAAAGTGCTAAGGATCTAGTAAGTATGGATTTTCCAGGATATGCCATTGGAGGTTTATCGGTAGGTGAACCAAAACATGAAATGTATAGAGTTTTAGAACATGTTACACCTTTATTACCAGCTAATAAGGCTAGATATTTAATGGGAGTAGGATCTCCTGATGCTCTATTTGAAGGAGTACTAAGAGGAGTAGATATGTTTGACTGTGTGCTACCTACGCGTATTGCACGTAATGGAACATGTATGACATCTGCTGGACGTGTTGTAGTGAAAAATGCTAAGTATGCAGAGGACTTTACACCACTTGATCCAGAATGTTCATGCTACTGCTGTAAAAATTATACAAAAGCATATCTTCGTCATTTATTTAAAGCTGATGAAATTTTTGGAGCGAGATTAGCAACAACACACAATATCCATTTCTTAATTAATATGATGAAAGATATTAGACAAGCTATTAGAGAAGATAGATTACTAGATTTCAAAGAAGAATTCTTTGAAAAATATGGATTAAACCAAGAAAATCCTAAGAATTTCTAG
- a CDS encoding FtsW/RodA/SpoVE family cell cycle protein: MRLDWVVALTLLVLLVLSCMMVYSASMIGNKYGTFTSGIPVSETYFLQRQAMWVVLAYIAFLVFSVAIPFEVFKNKSFLMNGYLVIAFLLFLPLFMPSINGARSWIRIGAFSFQPSTLAQLFIIMYMAYILETRKVKLRQICTSSELLKMFGIPLGLVTIIALQNDTGMILITLSVMGIMTLCSNMHSQNIKKILSLAIVAGVVVLMLFMLKSALFSSGTSYRTNRLKVFLNPFSEDLAAAADQVINSYVAFGNGGLFGRGLGNSIQKLGYLPEAHTDFILAIIAEELGFIGVLFVVTLLLIIIGKVIFSGTKSRNTFSAMYSLGFASLLVVQGVVNIGGVTASIPMTGVPLPFISNGGSSILVLSIGLGIATNILAHVKYLRSNKK; encoded by the coding sequence GTGAGATTAGATTGGGTAGTGGCATTAACACTTCTTGTATTGTTAGTCTTAAGTTGTATGATGGTTTATAGTGCTAGTATGATTGGTAATAAGTATGGGACTTTCACATCAGGTATTCCAGTAAGTGAAACATACTTCTTGCAAAGGCAGGCAATGTGGGTAGTACTCGCTTATATAGCGTTTTTAGTATTCTCAGTTGCAATACCTTTTGAAGTTTTTAAAAATAAAAGCTTTTTAATGAATGGATATCTAGTAATAGCGTTTCTACTATTTTTACCTTTGTTTATGCCATCAATCAATGGTGCTAGATCTTGGATAAGAATAGGTGCGTTCAGTTTTCAGCCATCAACTTTAGCACAGTTATTTATCATTATGTATATGGCATATATATTAGAAACTAGAAAAGTAAAATTAAGACAAATTTGTACGAGTTCAGAATTACTGAAAATGTTCGGTATACCTTTAGGATTGGTTACTATAATAGCACTACAAAATGATACTGGAATGATACTTATCACGTTGTCGGTTATGGGTATTATGACTTTATGCTCTAATATGCATTCGCAAAATATAAAAAAAATATTATCACTAGCGATAGTAGCAGGTGTGGTAGTATTAATGTTGTTTATGTTGAAAAGTGCATTATTCAGTAGTGGAACTTCATATAGAACAAATCGTCTAAAAGTATTTTTAAATCCATTTTCTGAGGATTTGGCAGCTGCAGCCGATCAGGTAATAAATTCATATGTTGCATTTGGTAATGGAGGATTATTTGGTAGAGGATTAGGAAATTCTATTCAAAAACTAGGTTATTTACCAGAAGCACATACAGACTTTATACTTGCTATTATAGCTGAGGAGTTAGGTTTTATAGGTGTTTTATTCGTAGTAACTTTATTATTAATAATCATTGGTAAAGTAATATTTTCTGGTACAAAATCAAGAAATACTTTTTCAGCGATGTACTCATTAGGATTCGCAAGTCTACTAGTAGTACAGGGAGTAGTTAATATTGGTGGAGTTACGGCCTCTATCCCGATGACTGGAGTCCCATTACCATTTATAAGTAATGGTGGTAGTTCAATTCTTGTATTAAGTATAGGATTAGGAATAGCTACTAATATCTTGGCTCATGTTAAATATTTAAGAAGTAACAAAAAATAA
- the queA gene encoding tRNA preQ1(34) S-adenosylmethionine ribosyltransferase-isomerase QueA, with protein sequence MKLEQFDFYLPEELIAQTPLLKRDTSKLLCVDRKNNTHEHKVFSDIIDYFNPGDTLVLNNTRVMPARLYGAKKDTGAAIEVLLLKNLGHNDWECLVKPAKRIKEGSIVSFGDGIMEAVCTKVLDDGFRHFEFVYEGIFQERLNELGTMPLPPYIKERLTDKERYQTVYSKEVGSSAAPTAGLHFTNELLDRIKEKGVNIAYLTLHVGLGTFRPVAVENIEDHDMHSEYYTLDEKTAELINKTKENEGRVFSVGTTTTRTLETIARDNNGKIVAASGWTNIFIYPGFEFKCVDGLITNFHLPKSSLIMLVSAFYDREKVIELYNIAVENKYRFFSFGDAMIII encoded by the coding sequence ATGAAATTAGAACAATTTGATTTTTATTTACCAGAGGAACTTATTGCACAAACTCCTCTTTTAAAAAGAGATACTAGTAAATTACTATGTGTAGATAGAAAAAACAATACACATGAACATAAAGTTTTTTCAGATATTATAGATTATTTTAATCCTGGAGATACTTTGGTATTAAATAATACTAGGGTTATGCCAGCTCGTTTATATGGTGCTAAAAAGGACACTGGAGCTGCAATAGAAGTATTATTATTAAAAAATCTAGGACATAATGATTGGGAATGTCTAGTAAAACCAGCAAAAAGAATAAAAGAGGGAAGTATTGTATCATTTGGTGATGGTATTATGGAAGCTGTGTGTACTAAAGTTCTTGATGATGGATTTAGACATTTTGAATTTGTATATGAAGGAATATTCCAGGAAAGATTAAATGAACTTGGTACAATGCCTTTACCACCATATATTAAAGAACGATTAACTGATAAAGAAAGATATCAAACAGTTTATTCTAAAGAAGTGGGAAGTTCGGCTGCTCCAACTGCCGGTCTTCACTTTACAAATGAACTATTAGATAGAATAAAAGAAAAAGGTGTGAATATAGCATATTTAACTCTTCATGTTGGACTAGGTACATTTAGACCTGTTGCTGTAGAAAATATTGAAGATCATGATATGCACTCAGAATATTATACACTAGATGAAAAAACAGCGGAACTTATTAATAAAACAAAAGAAAATGAGGGAAGAGTATTTTCTGTAGGTACTACTACAACAAGAACATTAGAAACAATTGCTCGAGACAATAATGGAAAAATTGTTGCAGCCTCAGGTTGGACAAATATTTTTATCTATCCGGGATTTGAATTTAAATGTGTTGATGGATTAATTACTAACTTCCATTTACCGAAATCATCATTAATAATGCTTGTAAGTGCATTTTATGATAGAGAAAAAGTTATTGAATTATATAATATAGCAGTTGAAAATAAATATCGTTTCTTCAGTTTTGGGGATGCTATGATAATAATATAA